Below is a genomic region from Staphylococcus carnosus.
CAGTTGGCAAACCGAGCCCAAATGTAGATGTCAAAATCACCAAACCTAATCATGAAGGCCATGGAGAACTTTTGATAAAAGGTGACAATGTAATTAATGGATATCTATATCCGAAAAATTTAACAGATACTTTCGAAAATGGTTATTTTAAAACAGGTGATATTGCTAAAATTGATTCAGAAGACAATGTGATGATTTATGATCGTCGAAAGGATCTAATCATCAGCGGGGGAGAAAATATTTATCCATTTGAAATTGAGAGTGCTGCTAAACGTTATAAAAATGTGAATGATGCGATGTGTATCGGTGTCGAGGATATAGAATGGGGACAAGTACCGAAATTGTATTATGTGAGTGAATCCGATATTGATAAAAATAAACTCCAATATTTTTTACAACAAGAATTAGCAAAATATAAAGTGCCGAAAACTTATCAGCGCGTAGATACTTTACCTTATACTTCTACTGGAAAGTTGAAACGTGGTTCAATTGAGGAATAAAAAATGAGATTTAAAACGATAAATTTTTATATTTTTGAAGCGCCTTTTAAAAATCCTATTAAAACACCTAAGGTTGAAATGGATACGCGAAAGGTGTTAATCGCTGAATTGATTGATCAAGAAGGCTGCAGTTACTTTGGTGAATGCAATGCCTTTGAAACAGATTGGTACGATAAAGAAACGATAACATCTGTGCATAACGCATTGAAATCCTGGTTTGATGAAGAAGTATTGGGTAAAGATATTGATGATTTTAATGCAGCCCAAACAATTTTAGATAAAATATCAACGCAACCAGCTGCAAGAAGTACTGCAGCTATGGCTCTCTATCAAGCATTTTATAATTTGGAATCATTTTCTGTTGAATATGGTGCGACAGCAAGTGGATTATCTGATAAACAGTTCGAAGTACTACAAAAAACAGAACCCAAAAGGGTTAAGTTGAAATGGTCAGATAATGTAGTTGATGATTTAAAAAAGCTACAGCGATTGCAATCATCTCCACTTCTGGCATTAGATGCTAACGAATCACTGGATCAAGATGATATTTCAATATTGCAAGGAATCAAAAGCAGTTTTGATATTATATACATTGAAGAACCTTTTAGACACTTAAATAGTTTGAAACATGTAGAAAAAGAGACGATTCCGCCTGTAGCACTAGATGAAAAAGCTGTAGATATAGCATCAATTCTTCGATATATTGAAGCGTACAATGTCGATATCGTTATATTAAAGCCATTTCGCCTAGGTGGTATAGATCGTATGTTGGAAGCTATTAAAATATTACAGCAGAGAAGTATTAAAGTAGTTATAGGAGGTATGTATGAATATGGACTCAGTCGTTATTTCACAGCGTACCTTAGTCGATTAGGTGATTATCCTGGTGATATTACGCCATATGGTTACTATTTTGCAGAAGAGTTTACAGAAAAGAACGGTATATTAAACAAGGGACACATTGAATTTGTGCCCCCAGTAATCAACAAAAATCAGTTGAAACGTTATTAATGATGATGGTGTTCGCAATGTTGGTGGTTATTGTCCTTTTTCAAAG
It encodes:
- the menC gene encoding o-succinylbenzoate synthase, which translates into the protein MRFKTINFYIFEAPFKNPIKTPKVEMDTRKVLIAELIDQEGCSYFGECNAFETDWYDKETITSVHNALKSWFDEEVLGKDIDDFNAAQTILDKISTQPAARSTAAMALYQAFYNLESFSVEYGATASGLSDKQFEVLQKTEPKRVKLKWSDNVVDDLKKLQRLQSSPLLALDANESLDQDDISILQGIKSSFDIIYIEEPFRHLNSLKHVEKETIPPVALDEKAVDIASILRYIEAYNVDIVILKPFRLGGIDRMLEAIKILQQRSIKVVIGGMYEYGLSRYFTAYLSRLGDYPGDITPYGYYFAEEFTEKNGILNKGHIEFVPPVINKNQLKRY